aaatcttgaaagtgaaaacaatttgaaatagatttcagtttttagtttttgttttcacttttgttacttctCCCTCCCATCCTCTCCTCTCATCTTCCCTCCCAATCCCATCTccactctcactctcacttccattctccCACTTTTTGATGATTTGGTGGTCAAGAAGACTAAAGTTAATGctcttatttttatgaagTGAAATAGTTTTAAAATTCCCCTTTCCAATAACTgctccatttttgttttgataaaatatgaagCCTATTCGAAGTTAAAGGCTAATAGTTTTGTTTAACCACTGATGCTAATTGGAATCTTCCTATAAATCTCCTGAGATACTCTCTTGTAGTTGTTTATTTGAGCCTGTTTGCTGAGTTTGCTGCTTGTAACTTTTTAGTTTGCAGTCTGTGCTGCTGTTGCAGCTTTctttggattaaaaaaaaaaaaattattcatacCAAAACGAAGAGGTTAGTTTAGTAACATAGCTATAAaggcaacaaacaaaaagattgAATCAGCTCTGAAACTTAATATTAGCTATCGAAATGACGTGTGCATTTTCTGCTTAATGTGTCTCTGAGTTAAAATAGCGTTGCAACTTGAGCATCATAATCTGAACCGAAAATATAAGAGTATTTCCTCCCTCCATCCCGTCATGTGAGTAACTGTAGAAGTAACTGTTCTCAGTCTCACTGTTTTGCTGGTCTGATTCTTTGtctatacaatttttttcagaGGGATATCCAGAAACTGGTGGCAGCTTGAGGAGAAGAGCTACACAACATGCATGGCGGCACCCAGTTAAGGGAGGATGGAGGAGCATACGTGGAAATCCCTGTATATGGCGTTTTAGTTAATAGCTTTTACATATCTGTCTTATCAGTagagttttattttcttgttttggggGGTAATGGACGCACTCCTTGTCGGTTTCAGTTGttctttttcatatatatttatcataATTTGCATTGATACAAATCTACTCATGTCTAGCAGCCATATTTTGTCAATTTGTCTCACCATTCAATTTCAGCCTATATTCTAATTGGCTAAAATGGTTTGAAATGCGATAAAGTTCTAATTATCCGTCAACCTATTCGGTACAAGTTAAAACGATCCTTACTTATGGTGCATTTGTTGCAAAATGTTCATTGATAGATGAACAATTTAACTATATGTGAACATATTGGCTTCTGTCTTTATACTAGTTTGAAGTACTTTGCTTGCAGATGCTGTTGTCTTTGAGCTCTCTGTTTATTCATATAATATTGCCTCTGAAGATTTTAGCATTAAGTTGCATTGTCCGACTTGTATTCTGAAGACATATTATATTGAATTAATCCATCCAAGTTCCAACCCTGCGTTTTCTTTAATACTTCATTAACTGTCATCAATTAACAAACCattaaaaatacacaaaagaTGGAACTGACCCTCCtagactttttcttctttgagcCTCCAAATCTTTTACCTCCTCTACTTCCCCAGATCCATGCTCTCCATGGATCCCTCTCAAGAAACCAATATCATTGATCAAGCTACTTCAGACCAAAAAtatgatcatcatcatcatcgccATTCAAACTCCACGAACCCATTTGCTCAAATGATCCAGCAACCCTTCCAATGGCTCCAAATGCTCTCTTCAGAACTCAACCCAACTTTTGTCTTGGGTGTGGTCATCGTCTATGGCCTCAGCCAAGGATTTTCAGGCTCTTATTTCAGAGTGGTCGCAGACTTCTACTGGAAAGATGTCCAGAAAGTCCAACCCTCAGTTGTGCAGCTCTACGTAGGCTTGTACTACATCCCATGGGTCATGAAGCCCATTTGGGGCATATTGACTGACGTTTTTCCAGTTCAAGGCTATAGAAGACGACCCTATTTTGTGCTAGCAGGACTTACAGGGATCATTTCAGCTCTCATGGTTGCACTAAGTGACAGCTTGGCTGCTGCTGTGGCCTTGACTTGTTTGATTGGTGTCATGGCAAGTGTAGCGATTGCGGACGTGACGATTGATGCTTGTATTGCAAGGAATAGCATTGAGATCCGATGGTTGGCCTCGGATTTGCAGAGCCTTTGTGGGTTCTGCTCCTCTGCCGGAGCTTTGGTTGGGTACTCTACAAGTGGGTTTTTTGTTCACCATCTTGGTGCTCaggtacctttttttttcaaactgagatggattattattatttatttagtgttACAGATATATGTGCAGTATAGTTTATTATGCAAATTGACTATATCTTATATGGGTTCGTGCATATTGGcatatttttatgttatatttatcTGGAACTTCCCGATAAAGATTCGTGCAATATTTTTCCCAGAAATTCTGGACGGATCTATGACATGTAAACTAAAAGGAACAGAATTGTGCTGTCTATCTTCTTATGACCCCATTTGTTCAGTATTTTTATATCttgggttttaatttattttggattaaGGATTCTAAGAATTGAAAGCTGCAAATTGTTGTTGTAGGGTGCATTGGGTCTTTTAGCAATCCCACCAGTCTTTCTGACTGTACTGGGCTTTGTTATATATGAAGAAGGATCAACCAGCCTTCGTTCTGTGAAAAAGAAGGTTAGAAAATTTACACATTTTTTTGTTACCATAAATTTTCCACATTTCTCttttatgctttattttattatctcTTTCAGCAAAACCAGTGGTCCTGggataaaacaaaacaaaataaaaactcatccTGTCATTATCTATCTTTTCCTGCGACAAACTCCGCTAAGTTCTCACCTGAtggttcatatatatatatatatatatatatatatatatatatgtatatatgaaaACTCCCCAGTAATATTTCCACATACAATATCTATATATGTTTAAATACAAATGTGTGCATGTCCAGGTAGTAGAGGAAGTAGGAGTGGCAATAAGGGGCATGTACAGAACAATCAAATGTCCTCAGGTGTGGAAGCCTTCCCTTTACATGTACCTATCTTTGACTCTCAGCATTAGCACTCATGAAGGCCAGTTTTATTGGTACACTGACCCTACAGCTGGTCCTGCTTTCTCTCAGGTCCCTCTCTAGCTTTCCCACTCTGTACATATTATTTGTTAAAGAACATGACACGTCAATAACAAAACGTAGCAACATGTTATTGATACAAGGACAATATGTCTTTCACATAGACTAATTGGCTTTATCCATGGGCAGGAGTTTGTTGGGATGATATATGCAGTTAGTGCAATGGCTTCAATAGTAGGGGTTCTGATCTACCACAAGACTCTAAAAGACTACCCCTTTAGAAACCTACTCTTCTTTGCTCAACTTCTCTACGCCATATCAGGCATGCTCGATCTCACATTCATCCTAAGGTGGAACTTAATTCTGGGCATTCCCGACTACTTCTTCGTCATCATGGAAGAATGCGTTTCTCGAATCGTTAGCAGAATTCGATGGATGCCCATGATCGTATTGAGCACAAGGCTTTGCCCTCTAGGCATTGAAGGCACATTTTTTGCGCTGTTGATGTGCATTGACAGCCTTGGCTCACTGTCCTCTAAATGGGGTGGAGGAGTGGTTCTTCATGCCTTGAATGTCACAAGGACAGATTTCACAAACTTATGGCTGGTCATTCTCATTAGGAATATGTTGAGGTTTTCAACACTTGCTTTGATATTTTTGGTTCCCAAGGCTGATCAATTTGATGTGTTGATTCCTTCTGATCTTTTGACCAAAAACTCTGCTGTTAGTGGTGTAGATGATGAGAGCTTGGAACTGGTTCCAATGAAGGAGAAAATTGAAGTTTAGGtgctcattttttttataggttcAGATGTAAAGAATTAGCCTCATACATTGTATTGTACAAAATCTTAAAGATGTTTACACAGTAAAATTGCTTTAGGGAGAGCATGCTTTATTATTTAGACAAAGGTTATTATGGTAATTGAATCCATGTATCATATAACAAATATACATGATATATCCACCAATTAGCTCTTGATTTAGTGATATTTAAAAGAGGCGATCAGTTCGAACTCCCTCTTctataacaaaaataaaaaaaaggcgCTCAAATATTGATTTGGTGATATTTAAAGGAGGTGCTCAGCTCTTGTaatcagttaattttagaattCCTTTAACAACACCCATTGGTAAATACCAAAACTGTCCTTTGCTTGCCACTAGAGCTGTTGGGAAAGAATTGGACCAACCAATCCACAATCTCCATTTCTTTGATCAGTCATTTTATAGTGAGGCCTAATATATGACCATTAAGTGAGGCCATATCTTTTAACCGTTTGATTAAATTAGTTAGTCGttgaattaaattgattaatcTAATCCAACGAGTAAGAGAGATAAGACCTCACCTAAAGACCATGTATAagaccctcactatagaatttcgCCACTATAGAATCCTTGTTTTCTGATTGACTTGCGTATTtcgaaccaaaaaaaaaaaaagacttgcGTTTACCCGTCCAGCCCAAAGTCTTTCttcgtttcatttttaattgtttgtgGTCGGCAAGCCCCAAAAAAGTATTTcgatttttccttctttcccCCATTTTTCAGTTTCTAGTCTATAATGCGAGAGAAAGTATACAAATCTAACGGTCAAGTCTCCATCCAAAGACTACAGAAACCAGATCTTAATTGTCTATTATGCCCTCAATTCTGACGAGGATCTAACCTAGTGGGCCACAGTGGCCCTGCTCAAGTCGTCTTactctctcttcctccctcCCTGCGGTGGTCGCGTCGTTCCTACGAAGCCATAACATTATTGCGAGCTTCTGGTTCATCACTGTCAGCTCTCACATGGTAATCTAgttcttttcctttcattgatttattttctatatgTAAAGATACGAATCTCACTTTTCTCTCTGTAATTCCTACTATTCTTTGCAAGCATGTGGTTTCGTTCCTAAATCAAAGCCTTCCTTTTTGccaaattagggtttttgttctttgtcaTATTCTATGTCTCTTGCCTTTCAGTTTTTCCCTAAACCACCAATATAATGCTCTCTCGCATTCCTATAAAATTTTGGgctaaaattatataaattagtCTTTTCAGCCTGAACCAGAGAATCTAGAAGTCTCTGGATAATCTTAATTGAGGTTATCTTTCTACTGTGTTTGAGAATATTGAAGTACCAGAGCCTGTTaggtttaaattttgtttttttccttctctattTCGATTTTTTTCTTCGTTTACTAGGGAACCAAACAGACAGCTAGGGTTCTAATTTGTGGTTTTTTCGAAGTTATATTTTAGAATATGAATGTTGGAGACCATGAgataatatgaatttttcttttgaattttgttgtcaagctttacaatataacaactatatatatataatgcttcgcttgattttgatttgatattaTTGGTGTGAACAGTTCATTTCGTGTTTCATTGTAAGTTACTCTCGCGAGAAACATGCCCGTCTTGTTGGAATGTTGACTACGTTGTAATTTTATCATCATGTGTAGGCTAACAAGCACACCATCATTCTAATGCAAACTTCTCAGAACAAAGCAACTAGAACCTTTATGGACTATGATTCAATAAGTCAAGCAATGGATggtatgttttatttatgatgTTTGTCGTGGTTGGTCTTTTTTTGGATGAGTTTTGTTGTTATTAAACTATCATTATTACCATCATTCAAATCTTTTGGCTTTAAAGTGTATTTACCTAAAGCTAAAGGGAATATGAATGCTTCATCTTGCTATAAAATGAATTCttacataataaaaaatgCTTGTGAGCTGctaatttctcaaaataaacTGAAGAAAGGGCATAGGTGATTTTATCTAGTAACAGAAAATGATACATTTACTTTCACCTCATAGGTTGAATAACTAAATTTTTTCATGAAAACTGAAAGATTTGATAATTAATCGGTAGGAAGTATTTGGGGTAATTGCTTGGCCATGTGAGAACTGTAGACCTGTACGGTgtaaagaaatgaaagattaGTATGTCACTAGAGATATGAATGTCAACTTTTTCCCAACTCCCTATGGAAGATCCAGTGATTTGGAATAGAACTCACATAGGGGCACCTGAATAAATTTCCCTTCAGTGGTGTCTCTCCAGTATGGTTGAGTGCTGATCATGATTGATTGTGCAGCTGTCTaagataataattttatttagtaTTGGGATTTATAAGTTGCGAGAACATTACTATATTACATGTTTTATGATTAGTGTATTTGTGCTCAATGAAACATGATAACTCGTGTGACAAAGAAAACTTCCACTTCATATGAGAGAGAAAACAGGTTTCTTCCCTGTGTTCTCccccaccccccccccccccccctcctctctctcttctctttttctctgtaAACATATGTTTATCTATATGTTTCTTGTGAGTTTTTTTAGCCTTCCTGGTTCACAGTTGGATACTAGTCATCTGTTTTGGGTGAAAGGCGTTGGAGGGCTCCCAAGACATAATGTCGTTATAACCATCATCTTTTTGTTTGCATTGACTAGAGGTTATGCTGTTGTGCATGTATAGGTATATGTGGACTGTATGAGAGGAAGCTGAGGGAGTTAAATCCAGCAATTAGAAATATCTCGTACGATATTGGAGATCTCTACAACTTTATTGATGGCCTCGCTGACATGAGTGCTTTAGTGtacgcctctctctctctctctctctctctctctctctctctctctctcacactcactcactcacacacacacacacacacacacacacaatataGGCACCAAAATATGTATAGCCTTCTCACTGAACAATTTTTGTAGATTTATGTCAATGatctttgaattttgagttAGAAATGTTTACTATGTACCTACAGAAAAAAGGTGTAATATAAAAGTTAAATCATTACAGAGTATATGCATATTTGGCTATGTTGTCGAATTGGATTTTATTGATTGGTCTTTCGAAGAATTGGATCGTCTACCACGACATTGGTggtttaaataatttaaacttTTGTATCAAACAGATGAGGTTTACACAGATGACTATCTGTTGAATGTGAATTTTGATCACGTATGATTATTTCCTGGATAgtacaaatttatttatttatattgtgAGTGCCTCAccttatatatgtatatatatttgaagttAACTTATTATAGTTGCATCAGGAAAGCACCTTTCCAGTTGAAAAGTTTAAAGTACGGACTCTTTTTTTCGGGTCACCAGGCTACATAGCTGTACAGGAGTTACCATAGGCCAGCCGTTATACTTTATTTTATCCGTCCGTCAAAGTCCCATCAGTTGGACAGCCTGTTTAGTTTGGGATGGGAAAGTGATAAGAACTGAACATGATCCATTGTGAAATTGAGATTAATAAAATCTGGGTCCATCAAGTTTTGTTTGCGGTGGCTGTTGCCTTGGGAGGACACTAACACTTCTCTTTCTGGTTTTGGTTTGCAGTTATGATCACTCAATTCAAGCTTATCTGCCGTATGACCGACAATGGATTAAACAACGGACACTTCGACATCTGCAGAAACTGGCACATTGACTAAAGTGATGCTGCAGATTAGTTCTGTAGCAAtccgcaaaaaaaaaagaggatttGTAGACTTGAATCCATTATAAAGGGAATGGCTAATGGAGTGTATAATTTGTGACTATCTGGGCTTTGCATCTAGCATGGTGTTGTAACTTTTCTATTTGTGCGCATATCTTCAAAAGCAACTTTTGTTTCATAAGCTTGACGGTGGTGATAAGGCTCTTGTACTATTTAAAGAGGATATTTCTGAAATTAGGTTATGTctagtaaaagaaaaaacaatggTTCGAACGGCTCGGGCTGTGTTTGCAACAATTTTCGACTTTTAGCAAAGGCTTTCACTGACCGTTGCGAAAGCTCAACGACTAGCAACGGAAAAAGTGACGTGAAATCCAAGTCCATTATAATTTTGTTACTAAAAGTTGAATAACCGTCTTCGCAGCAAAAGGTGCAAAACCGTCATCTAAAACAGCACTGGCTACTTTTCTGCTGATTGAAGTGTTTCTCCTTCAGTTAGATTTTCCCCGGCAGTTTAGTAAACCCGGAGAGAAGAATTTGCTTACCATTTGTCCAATTTACTTTCCACCATGAAAATGGAGGAGCACTTTTCCATTTCATGAAATAACTTGTAAATCTAAATATCTTCTACAATAAACTCGACTGTTCAAACAAACTAGTGTTCTTAGAGGTTTAATCAAAACCAGTGGTCTTAGAGGTCTAATCAACACTAGTAATAATTTACGGTGTGTTTTGTAGAACAACaatgttttattaattttctttgtacTAGCTTCTCCACATGCGCTCTCGCGTTTGTGAgaggcttttaaaaaaaaaaaaatttaattcattttagaattaaaaaaagataatggatagttgtgttccataaaaataggatccgttatctaatttttcttttaattttaattttttaatatgaaaaagtgtgaatttatcatattatccatttaattaataattttaattcttaatgtttgcattaacgaatgacattttctgatattttaaatgtttcaccattctctgccttttgctttatatatatatagatgaatGGTAAAACCGGTGTGGTTGGACCTGTGACCTCTGAATAGATTCATAAATTTAGTACTTAGGTCTcgttttcatttatttataagttataactaGCCTCTTGGCACATGCGTGAgcatgtgccaattggttttattttttatttttattttatttttagaattaagaaaaaataacatgggtagttatctatatatataaagcaaaagacaaataatggtgaaacattcaaaataccagaaaatacccttagttaattcaaatattaagaattgaaattaattaaatgaggataatatggtaaattcactttttttttaaatttaaaaaaattaaaattaaaaacaaaattagataatAGGTCATACTTTTACGGAATATAACTACCCACATACTTTTAcggaac
The window above is part of the Prunus dulcis chromosome 1, ALMONDv2, whole genome shotgun sequence genome. Proteins encoded here:
- the LOC117615286 gene encoding probable folate-biopterin transporter 6 gives rise to the protein MLSMDPSQETNIIDQATSDQKYDHHHHRHSNSTNPFAQMIQQPFQWLQMLSSELNPTFVLGVVIVYGLSQGFSGSYFRVVADFYWKDVQKVQPSVVQLYVGLYYIPWVMKPIWGILTDVFPVQGYRRRPYFVLAGLTGIISALMVALSDSLAAAVALTCLIGVMASVAIADVTIDACIARNSIEIRWLASDLQSLCGFCSSAGALVGYSTSGFFVHHLGAQGALGLLAIPPVFLTVLGFVIYEEGSTSLRSVKKKVVEEVGVAIRGMYRTIKCPQVWKPSLYMYLSLTLSISTHEGQFYWYTDPTAGPAFSQEFVGMIYAVSAMASIVGVLIYHKTLKDYPFRNLLFFAQLLYAISGMLDLTFILRWNLILGIPDYFFVIMEECVSRIVSRIRWMPMIVLSTRLCPLGIEGTFFALLMCIDSLGSLSSKWGGGVVLHALNVTRTDFTNLWLVILIRNMLRFSTLALIFLVPKADQFDVLIPSDLLTKNSAVSGVDDESLELVPMKEKIEV
- the LOC117616450 gene encoding enhancer of rudimentary homolog; protein product: MANKHTIILMQTSQNKATRTFMDYDSISQAMDGICGLYERKLRELNPAIRNISYDIGDLYNFIDGLADMSALVYDHSIQAYLPYDRQWIKQRTLRHLQKLAH